Proteins found in one Vallitalea okinawensis genomic segment:
- the eam gene encoding glutamate 2,3-aminomutase, which yields MSNRDVSIHRAEELKSRIQDYLDYEQSIPTGFRNKDMIKDNKKKLLQLLGGTEEDWNDWRWQLKNRISDVDQLAKVINLTDEEKENIRLISEKYRWAISPYYVSIMEPHNPDCAVRKQSVPSIVEMVEGGEADPMGEEFTSPVENITRRYPDRLIIKVTNQCAMYCRHCQRRRSIGQQDLATSKEELQACVDYVRDNPEVRDVLLTGGDALMIKDDILFWLLRELRQIPHLEIIRIGTRTPVTMPQRITKELCDELSKYHPLYLNTHFNSPSEITEEAAQATDLLTRAGIPLGNQAVLLKGINNHPYIMKKLNQELLRIRVKPYYIFHPKEVMGTGHFKVKIEEGLEIMENLRGFTSGMAIPTYIVNAPKGKGKTPLLPQYLLDIEDGRAKLRNWENEVFYYPN from the coding sequence ATGAGTAACAGAGACGTATCAATTCATAGGGCGGAAGAATTAAAATCAAGAATTCAAGATTATTTGGATTATGAACAAAGCATTCCTACAGGCTTTAGAAATAAAGACATGATCAAAGATAATAAAAAGAAATTACTGCAACTCCTAGGTGGTACAGAAGAAGACTGGAATGATTGGAGATGGCAATTAAAAAATCGAATTTCTGATGTGGACCAATTAGCTAAAGTTATTAATTTAACCGATGAAGAAAAAGAAAATATCCGATTAATAAGTGAAAAATACAGATGGGCTATTTCGCCCTATTATGTAAGCATTATGGAACCGCATAATCCAGATTGTGCTGTTAGAAAACAATCGGTTCCATCAATTGTGGAAATGGTTGAAGGCGGAGAAGCTGATCCAATGGGAGAAGAATTTACGTCACCTGTGGAGAATATTACTAGAAGATATCCTGATCGTTTAATTATAAAAGTAACCAATCAATGTGCTATGTATTGTCGACATTGTCAAAGAAGGAGATCAATTGGTCAACAAGATTTAGCTACTTCTAAGGAGGAGTTACAGGCATGTGTGGATTATGTTAGAGATAATCCAGAAGTACGTGATGTGCTGCTTACTGGAGGAGACGCCTTGATGATTAAAGATGACATTTTATTCTGGTTACTTAGAGAATTACGTCAGATACCACATTTAGAAATCATTAGAATCGGGACACGTACACCTGTTACGATGCCTCAAAGAATTACAAAAGAATTATGCGATGAGTTGAGTAAATACCACCCACTTTACTTAAATACGCACTTTAATTCACCATCTGAAATCACTGAAGAAGCGGCTCAAGCAACAGATCTATTAACTAGAGCAGGGATCCCTCTTGGTAATCAGGCGGTATTATTAAAGGGAATTAATAATCATCCTTATATTATGAAGAAGCTGAATCAGGAGTTACTAAGAATACGCGTGAAACCTTACTATATATTCCATCCGAAAGAAGTTATGGGTACTGGACACTTCAAAGTTAAAATTGAAGAAGGTCTAGAGATCATGGAAAACTTGAGAGGATTTACTTCAGGAATGGCTATACCTACCTATATTGTTAATGCTCCTAAAGGTAAAGGTAAAACTCCATTATTACCACAATATCTTTTAGACATAGAAGATGGAAGAGCTAAGCTTCGTAATTGGGAGAATGAAGTATTTTATTACCCCAACTAA